The sequence CCATCACAGCAACAAACATCCAGAAAACAAAGAAGATGTTGGTCTGCTGAGTTGCATAGACGGTTCGTCAATGCCCTGCAACAACTTGGTGGTTCTCAAGGTTAGTCCTTGAAACTTTAATCCTTTCTTGCAGTTATGAATTGTATATGGTTGTGTCAAGATTCAATTATGTTAAGGTTTAATTAAGATTTCATGATATCTGAAATAGCAAGTCAAAACTTATTATGataatactatgattattattcttaAGTATGCTTTGTTTGAATGTTTTGCAGCTGCAACGCCTAAGCAGATTAGAGAGCTTATGCAAGTTGAAGGCCTTACTAATGACGAAGTGAAAAGTCATCTTCAGGTGAGTTTTAATGCTTTAAGCACATAAAGCTCTCAACTTTTTCATTATATCTTAACTTACAATTATCCATATTAATGTTAATTTTATGAACACTAAACATATGTTAAAATTTTTCTTGTATAATGTAGAAATACAGGCTTCATACACGAAGACTTCCATCTTCTAACACATCATCTGCAAATCAATCTGGTGGTGTTTTGGGCGGGTTGTGGATGTCCTCACAAGATCACGAATACGTAGAATCATCAAAGCATGGTATTTCACAGTCGGGTTCTCCTGATGGCCCACTTTTAATTGGTACCATTGGTGGAACATCCACTACTGGTGGCGACAGTTTGGACGATGGAGATGATACTAAATCTGAGAACTACTGCTGGAAAGGTCATATGCACACATCGCCCAATGATGATGTATAACTCATGAGTTCTTGGTTAATAAAACAATTGGTAAATTGCAGAGGTTTAGGTTATATAGTTgagaatataaatatattataaaaaaataactTATACATAAAGAATGATGAAATTTTGCAGGATTAGTTGTTTTATTGGAGTTCTATATTAAACTTTTACAGACTTGAGTTGTTGCCAATTTTCTTGGATTCTTTGTCCAAGTAGCTTTCATGCAAGGCACATTTGTATTTGAGATGAGGAACATTATCATTGAAGGATACAAGTattttaagagtattattattggtATGAGCATCTTCAAGAAAGGTCTCAAGTGTTTTTGTTATTTGGatttactttatttaataattcctTCCTAACTTCCTTTTGGATCATAAAAAGATTTATTTAATTTGGGTTGAAGTTTATTTACCTTGATAACTCAGGAGGAATATTaatttgaatccataaattaagttgagatcaaagggaccaatgagagcgtgaCGCGGCgcgaaatcacatgtgattgaaaaaaatttcaaagaattttttttttttagaaaaaaattttttttttgaatttttttcgaaatttttttttctacaatcacatgtgattggatttgacatacataatcacatgtgattgacatgcataatcacatgtgattggatttgacatgcataatcacatgtgattgacatgcagaatcacatattgattgtaaaaaaaattttgcaaaaaaaaaaagtttcaaaaaaaaaaaattgcagaaatttttttttccgtaaaaataattttttttttaatttttttccaatcacatgtgattttcgcgtaacatgtcgcgctctcattggtcccttagatttcaagcaaattaatggATGCTAGTGATTACAAATCTGATAACTCAAAGGGTAATTTTATATTTTTTGATACAGTTTCAACCTTTAGAGTGAATTTTGTTTTTACATGACCTTGTGTATTCTtatcatttcatactaatatcatatTAGTATATGTATGTGTTTATAAAGATTCCTTGTGCCAAACACTAACAAATTAATATACAACCTGATTTATTGTCCTGTAATAAAATGCCATAATTTGCAAACCATCCAATTTTTTTGTACTTTTCCCAAGATGCCTTTTATCTGCCACTAAAATACTTATCATTAAGTTGGAATCTCAATCAATCAGCAGCATATATAGGACTGCCTTGATTGGAATGTAATATGGAGTTTTGGTTATACATACATATAAGATTTTTCTAACTAATACCCTAAGGGCATATATTAAAAGCATTTAGCAAAGTATATTTTTCATAAATTATATTAATCACAATTAATAATTACGTATAATGAGTTTAATAAATAAAGTTTATTTTATAATTGGTATGTTTTCAAATAGAAACCACATATCTGTATTAAAGTAAATATGTTCTTTTTACCATAATCTATGAGCTTGTTTGATAAAACATATTCATTAAAGGTTGAATGGTTCAAAATTTTGATGAATTAAATGTTATGCTAAAACCTAATTTTGAATGATAATGATTTGTTTGATAATTATTTCGAATAATTACTCAAAATGATATAAAGTTATCGTATTAAATATCATTAAGAGGCAAAAAAAACATCATATATCTTTAATATGTAATTAtgttatactttttttgtttaataatagtaataaattatcattatcatttctaTAAAATATATGCAACATGAATTGTGTATGGTGACAAACTACTTGATAGGATAACAATAACACCAAAACGTATTTATTTTTGTCAAGTTCTTAGGGGATAACTATAACCTCAACATCAACTTAAATAGTCAACAACCAGAACTTTAATATAATATAGATTAATTAACTTATCATTTATTATAAGAtaagataatatataataattaattacttaTTATATTTAGTCAAATTTAAAAATAAAGACAAACCTTATCTCTGTGTCCTAATCGCGGAATCTATGCCTTAATGTTTTTAGGAAAACACCGTTCAAAGATTTGCTGATTGCAAGAATCTTTGAAGTTGTGCAATTTAAGTAATTCAGCCCATAAGATAATATATATTTTCCATCAACGACttttttataaatatatgtgtTTGCATTAAACTACCAGGAgtcgttcagtgttaaatctcGGTGTTAAGCTTAACATTGAGATTTAACACTGAGGTCAAAACAGGAAAATCTTTCAGTGTTaaatcattaattaattatgtttttaacacttttaataatattatttgtttgGTTGGTGATTTAACGGTGATTTAACACCGGAGGGGAGTCGTGTGCACCGATGTCCCCAGTGTTAAATCTCTTAACACAGCGTTAGATTGGTAACGGTGATGTATTTAACATCGATTTAAGGGTGATTTAACACCGGAGGGGAGTCGTGCGCACCAGTGTTTCCGGTGTTAAATCTCTTTAACGGTGACAATTTGTTTCGACTCTTAGAGCTCTTATATCAAATTCATCcattgattaaaaaaaaaaaaaaaaaaaaaccatgttatttaatttacgttgtaattttttattaatttataataccaTGTGAACAAACTTTATTATATTCCATATGGAAGTATCATACATCGAAAGCTTCGTTAtgttttattttgaaaaatataagATTTTGTAACACATGGGTTTATCGAGGTTACTCAACCAATTCTAATATCGTTTCAggaattaacaattaacaatagtAACATCTAAATTAAAgtatttaatttatttactttatAGATATAGAAGATTTAGTCTTGAATATGTGTAAGGTGAAGGGTAGTAACTAAAAAAGGGATGACGAATGTTTAATTAAACAATAATCTTCAAAGATTAGTTAAGATTATATTCATAAAACAGTAATTTATACAGTATACAAATTCTTTTCATGCAATAACAGAATTTGTCATCCGGCGCAAAATGTGCATCAACGGTCAAAAATTGCAGTTGAACAATTAGAGAAATATATGCCAAATTCTACGTTCCAACACAATTTCACATTTCACCTAAAAAGTTAATACAATTTTTGTTTTTCTATTCtaacaagaagaagaacaagagAATAACAAACAATATTTCATAATTTAGATTAGTTTTTCACttctaaaaatacaaaaaaaaaaaaaattcaaaagtaGAAAACCAAAAAATATACGGTAGTAATCAAAACAATAATGGCGCAGACACGCCCAAAAGAAAAAATGAAAGAAGAATCCGACATGACAACGAAAAGGGAAGAAGAGAGAGCAATTTCGAGCCCGAAATCTTTTAAATTCAATGCTGAAGCACCCGAATTTGTGCCAAGTTCGCGTACACAATCTCCGGTTTCGGGTTATTTTTACCCGTATTTCAATTGTTTAGGAATGGGTGGGCATGATGGAAGTGGATCAGCTGATTGGATTTATGCTGGTGCTGGTGATCAAGATCAACAAATGCATATTTTTACGAGCCCGAATGTTTTGGTTACCAATTACTCCAAGAATGTCAATGTCCTAACTGAAAATCTTCAACAAAAAATCATCAAACAGGTCCCTTTTCATAAGTTTGTTTTAAGTCAGTTTGATCCATGTAACATTGTGAAATATTGTTGCTATAATATTCTTTTTGAATTAtgaaatatgtatatcatatagtTGTAACAGGTGGAATATCAATTCAGTGGCCTGAGCCTGCTTGCAAATGAGACCTTGGTGAAACACATAAACAACGATCCAGAAGGCTATGGTTAGATCACATTAGTCATATacaattaacattattaatgtaagaTTATGTAATCCGGttagtttttttttatattgttacaGTTCCGATATCTGTCATTGCGTCAATGAAGAAAATAAAGTCATGCGTCAATAATAATCATTTGCTCGCCCAAGCTCTTCGTTCCTCTTCAAAGTTGGTTCGTTTTTTGACCCACTCATTTCCATGTATTGATTTTTTGGCTCCTCGGGCTAATTACACGTACTTCAATTAAGTTTAGATTGTAAGCAGCGATGGCAAAAAGGTTAGGCGTAAACATCCCTTTACAGAGAAAGATAAAGAAGAGTTACAGGTAAGTTGACGCGTGCAATACTTGAATGCTTTGTTAGAATTTTCACAACTTTAACCTGATTCGGGTTTCGTTTTTATGATTAGTCCCGTACGATTGTTGGTGAGAATCTTCCTGAAGATCATTCTCATCAAAATCTTGAGAAAATCTTTAGTGTTGTGGGAAGGtaaagtttcaaacttttcgaTATTTTGTGGCAATTTAAATCTATTCGGACAGTAGTTGATACAAAATAAGTGTTAGCCAGTGTTAAAGCCATCCGAATATGTCATCCCGTGGAGCCCAATTCATCACAATCGAAAGGAGATTATGTTTTTAGTAACAAGGTATAAAATCAACTGTTTTGTCTTATGATTTAATATCATACTCATTTTGAATGTTGTGTTTAATGTGTCCTGGTTTTGTATTGAAGCTACATGCCTTAGTGGAGTATGAATCTACCAAAATGGCAGAGAAAGCAGTATGATTCCCTTCTTAATCTCTTAGAATCGAAGTTTTGCTTTCACATAATCTGTTTTTTAATAAGACAGATTGTTTACAGGTTGACAAATTAAACGATGAAGGAAACTGGAGAAAAGGATTCCGTGTTAGGTTGCTTATCCGACGTTCAGTATGTGATCCTGAATATTTATTTTAGATAGTTATGAGAACTACATTCCAATAAAGATTATTATCTAACTTGTGTAATTCTATAATCTAGCCAAAATCTGTTCTGAAGACCAAAAAAACAGACTTTGATGGGGTAATTGACGACGATGATGACTTTGACATGTCGGAAGAGTCTTCTCAACCTAACAGTGCAACTTCAGAACCAGCTGTTGACAATAACGTGAGTACACAACTTGAAGACTTATAGCGTTCACAAGTTTCACCCTGTTGTTTAATATGGGACAGACCGTTACAAAGCTTTTGACTCATCTATCAACATTATGAAACGTTAAGTTGCAATTTTTTTGGCAGAGTGAGGAAAGCTCAAAGAAAGGATGGGCACGAGGGCGTGGAAAATCAAAGTCACGGACCCCGACACATGGGACCCGCATACTACTCGCAACGTCTCCACATGCTGGTGAAGCATCACCAACAAAACAGAGCCCCAAAGGGCCAAGAATGCCAGACGGAACAAGGGGTTTTACAATGGGAAGAGGGAAGCCAATTCTAACTGGTATACCTTAAGGTTCAATGTTCAAATTTTGTCAATTTTCGATCCACCATACAACTAGAATGTAGTTTCCCCAATAACTATATACGCGTGTTCATTTTATGTTGTTTTTTTGTAATAATTGACATGGTaaagtttctttttcttttttttttcattcttttaCATTACAGTGAATAAATTGTTGTTGAGAATTTTTCATCTTACATCCATGGGGTCAGACTTTGTTGAGAATTTTTCATCTTACATCCATGGGGTCAGACTGAGGGGTTGTTTACTTTTTTCTGTATTAAGTCCCATTTTCATTTGTCTTTTATTGGAACGGGGTCTCATTCTCTGTCTCCTGGGATTCTGGGAAACAGaccaatttttaaattaaatgacagattaagtgagAAAGAAACAACGACTGAGTTAAGTGTTGGTTATTAATGCCCAAGACACAACTTATGTTTACACTTCTAATAACATATGAACCTAAAGGGTCACACACATAGAATAAATACATACCAATAACATATTTAGATATGATCTAATATGATCAACcttaatatatatgatattattatcttGTAAGTAAACTTTGTTACTTGTAAATTATTTTGTTTATATGAAAATGTACACATATACATTTTGCTAGTAATGATGCTTGTTTggttatatataaaaagaaaagaatCCACTAACTTGCTACTTGTCCATGTGATCAATGTAATCATATGGGAATATGATAGAGTGAAATAATAAACATAAAAGAAATACTTAGTGGTTTCTTTACATCCTTGATTTAAGATGCAAATGATGTTCACTTTTGGCTTTATGGTAGTATCTAGTTCGTATAAGATACCAACTTCTAATATTGTTCATTTAAGCAGAAGATAATCATGACTCATTTGATATTCTCATATAATCACAACTTAGTGGTGGTTTTAAATGAGAAAAAATCCTACTAGCAACAAAACAAGAAATAATACGTATAAGTTGGTGAAAGAAGTTTTATACAACTTGCTCTTAAGAAAGGGTTGGAGGACTAGCATCCATTTGGTGTTGTTTTAATTTGTTCAAGTGTGAATTACCGATAGAGGGAGGCTACTTTGGCTCCTACATTTTAAGCATTTATTTCTTCTCAGGTTCAAAGACTTCAAAGGTTGTAGTCTTTAAACCCCCTCTTTAGTATTTAGTTTTCTTAACAGCATGCAATCGGATCCTTGGTGTGGAGTTTTTGAAAGGTTTAAAGATTGTTGTACGCGCTTCTGCTGCTAAATagatttatgaaaataatacaaaccccaacagtggtatcagagccgcttttgTATGTGTTAAGAAACCTGTGTTATATATAATAAGAACTTGTTCTTATTATTAGAAATGAACAACTTCTCTTCTAAAAAGGAAAAGTTGTAGATTTCTAAACTGCAACTTAGTTATTTTATTTGCTACAACCATTCCTTTTACATGCATGTATGGTTGTAGAAGTTGCTATATATATACTAGTTGATATATTAAGTTGCATGGTGCATAGAATGCCTTTAGGTCATTTTGTGATGTTTGGTTGTGTTGAAAATCGATTGGGTTGTAATTATTCTTTCATTTataatggtttgtaataattttattTTTCATGTTTTGTTTATTTTTGAGATGTAAAAATATTAGTGTAGACTTGTATATTTTATCTATAAAAATGTAAGAAGACATGAAGAAAATTCAAGACGGAATTCTAAGCAATTTTGGAGCCATTTGCAACACCAAATGTTGACTAGGCAAGTGGGAGCTTCAAGACATCACAATGGAGCATGGATATTTGTCATGTCCTTAGATTGACCCGGTCTCTTCGTTTGGCTTACGAAAACCGATTAGGAAAAGGCTTGACTATGCACATATTAAttgttgtgtttatgtttgtatgtCGCATGTTTGAATATAGGATATTTCCATGctagaaaatattttttttaacaaattaaACACAAATAAGAGTttggtaaatttatatataattttgaaaaTGGCTTTTCATAAAAATATAAAATGAGTTTTAATAAAAAAGAGTTTTTAACATACAGCTCAAAattgacattaaaattatgaattttaataaattatgaatttaataaatttaaaccaaactcttgtataaagttttaaataaaatgagttttattagaaattaaaattggtCTTAAGTTAGCGCGctcaatatatacatattaatataggaTATTAGTTTAAAATTGGACAAGCCGTGAGTGACTAAAATAGAGATTCTATAAACTCAAGACCaacatataaaatatgattttatcTAAAGTATACGTATAATATATTGTTGAATGCATGCAACAATTATTATACGAAATGTTTTGTCAAATTGAAATAATACAAAACACAAAATCCCTTTTAAAATGTAAGTTTATGCCATCCTTTTTAAGACACTCGCTTGTCATTTGTACGTCGttgtggagagagcatcagccaaccaCCACGGTCGTCCTGTGATTACCGAGATGGTGTTTCGCGATTCCCATGACAGTCTTGGGCTGAACATCATAGTTTTTAAATAGGACAACTTAATTGGTGCTTCttgtggagagagcatcagccaaaCGCAAGAGGCCCAAGGCATAGATGGGATTAAACATACCAGTTGACAATTGTTGTTAAGGATCCCATTAAGATATAGAAATTGTATTAGACTAGCAATTGGTAATTGCTACCTACCTTGTTGATTTAAACTTagtggagagagcatcagccaaccaCTCAAGGTTAAATGTAACTTGGATTCTAGCCTTTAACAAATTAATTTTTCATAAGAAAGTTAGGGTAATTAATTATTAAAGGATCAAATATTAAAAAACTAaaagaactttgttaattttgtagatgtcaCCCAATGCAACTACATCCGTTCACCACCTTTCTCTAAGATCTGTCTTAGAGAAGGAAAAATTCAATGATACGAACTTCTTAAACTGGTATCGTAatttgagaattgttctcaaagtcGAAAAGAAGTCGTATATACTTGATGGACCCGTTCCCGAGGAACCCCCTGCTAATGCCACAAAGAGCATCCGACATGCTTGGACTAAGCACACGGATGACTCTACAGAGGTAGCATGCCTCATGTTAGCCACCATGATTCCAGACTTGCAAAAGGACCTGGAACATCATGATGCCTTTGAGATGCTTAAGCAGCTAAAGgaaatgttccaacaacaagctaGGAAATAACGCTTTGAAACTGTCAGAGCGTTACATGCATGCAAGATGGCAGAGGGGACATCTGTAAGCTCTCATGTTCTGAAAATGAAGAGCTACATAGATCAGCTTGAGAGGCTTGGATCTTCCATTGGTCCTGAGTTGGCAATAGACTTGATCCTCAACTCACTACCAAAGTCATATGATCAGTTCGTCTTGAACTACAATATGAACAATTGGGAGAAATCTATCTCGGAATTGCATTTAATGCTTAAGACTGCCGAGAAGAATATTTCATCCAAAACCTCTGAAGTCCTCATGATTCGGGAAGGAAAAATCAAGAAGCCACAAGCCAAAGGCAAAGGTAAAGGCAAACCTAAGAGTCAAGGCAACTACAAAGGTAAAAAGTTTGTCCCAAAGGATTCTGTCAAGAAGAAAGAAAAACCTGCCAAAGATGTCACTTGTTTCCATTGTGGAGAAATTGGTCATCGGAAGCGAAACTACCCGAATTACCTTGCAGAGCTGAAAAAGACAAAGGCTAGCAATGCTAGCACCTCAGGTATCTATATGATAGAACTATTTGCTTTCTCTAGTAATTCATGGgtatttgatactggttgtggaactcacatttgtaatAATGTGCAGGGACTAAGAAAGATTAAGCAGCTAAAACCAGGTGATTTGGTATTGCATGTTGGCAACGGAGCACATGTTGTGGTCGTAGCAATAGGCATTTATGAACTTTTATTACCAAATGGCTTGTacttaatattaaataattgttattATGTACCTAGTTTAACTAGGAACATCATTCAGCTACACGATTGTATGAATCTGGTTACTCGTATGCTTTTTCTAATGGTAATTTTTCAGTTTTCAATAAAGATGTTTTTTATTTTGAGGCACGCCCTCACAATGGCATATATGATGTTGACATACaggattcatccaataatagttcTATGTATAACATTAACACCAAAAGATTCAAGTATGACTTGAATCAAACTTatatatggcattgtcgtcttggtcacataaacaagaaacacataactaaactccaatctgatggaattttaaaatcaactaactttgagtcatttgatgtatgtgaatcttgtttaagcGGGAagatgacaaaggcacctttctcCGGTTACGGAGAAAGAGCAAAGGATCTTTTGGGACTTATACATTCCGATGTATGCggtccttttagaactatgtcaataaatggtgaaagatacttcattacatttactgatgattttaGTAGATTTGGTTATGTTTACTTATTAAAACATAAACATGAAGCATTTGAAACGTTCAAAGTGTTTCAAAATGAGGTTCAAAATCAGCTAGGCAAAACGATAAAGGTTCTTCGATCGGATCGAGGTGGTGAGTACTTGTATCAAGGGTTTGACGATCATCTAAAGAATTGTTTAATTATTTCACAACGCACTTCACCCAGAACACCATAACATAATGGTGTTTCTGAGAGGAGGAATCGAAccctacttgatatggttcgatctatgatgaattATACTTCACTTCCTCCATCCTTCTGGACCTATGCCTTATTATCTGCTACTCGCATATTAAATATGGTACCAACCAAAAAGGTTAATAAGACACCATACGAGTTATGGCATGGAAAAGTTCCAAATTTATCTTATTTGAAAGTTTGGGGTTGCGAAGCTCATGTTCGACAAGAAACTTCCAACAAACTTGATCCCAGATCTATCAAATGCATTTTTGTGGGATATCCAAAGGAttctat comes from Rutidosis leptorrhynchoides isolate AG116_Rl617_1_P2 chromosome 4, CSIRO_AGI_Rlap_v1, whole genome shotgun sequence and encodes:
- the LOC139845400 gene encoding la-related protein 6C-like codes for the protein MAQTRPKEKMKEESDMTTKREEERAISSPKSFKFNAEAPEFVPSSRTQSPVSGYFYPYFNCLGMGGHDGSGSADWIYAGAGDQDQQMHIFTSPNVLVTNYSKNVNVLTENLQQKIIKQVEYQFSGLSLLANETLVKHINNDPEGYVPISVIASMKKIKSCVNNNHLLAQALRSSSKLIVSSDGKKVRRKHPFTEKDKEELQSRTIVGENLPEDHSHQNLEKIFSVVGSVKAIRICHPVEPNSSQSKGDYVFSNKLHALVEYESTKMAEKAVDKLNDEGNWRKGFRVRLLIRRSPKSVLKTKKTDFDGVIDDDDDFDMSEESSQPNSATSEPAVDNNSEESSKKGWARGRGKSKSRTPTHGTRILLATSPHAGEASPTKQSPKGPRMPDGTRGFTMGRGKPILTGIP